A DNA window from Elephas maximus indicus isolate mEleMax1 chromosome 17, mEleMax1 primary haplotype, whole genome shotgun sequence contains the following coding sequences:
- the LOC126061031 gene encoding olfactory receptor 150-like, whose amino-acid sequence MASGNRSTVTEFILTGLTDKPELQLPLFLFFLGVYVVTVVGNLGMITLIGLNSHLHTPMYYFLSSLSLIDLCYSTVITPKMLMNFVTENIISYPECMTQLYLFVFFIVSESHMLAVMAYDRYVAICKPLLYNVTMSYQVCSWLVVEVYMMGLIGATAHTGCMLTVVFCKAKVINHYFCDIYPLLELSCSSTYINEVVLLCFSLFNILAPSLTIVVSYVSIIASILQIHSTEGRSKAFRTCSSHILAVTISYGSAAFMYLQPPNVSSMDKSKVVSVFYSIIVPMLNPLIYSLRNKEVKVALSKIIEKRPFCISKDF is encoded by the coding sequence ATGGCATCAGGAAATCGTTCCACAGTGACTGAGTTCATCCTCACTGGGCTAACAGACAAACCAGAGCTCCAGCtgcccctctttcttttcttcctaggagTTTATGTGGTCACTGTGGTGGGGAACCTGGGCATGATCACACTGATTGGGCTCAATTCTCAcctgcacacccccatgtactatttcctcagTAGTTTGTCCCTCATTGATCTCTGCTATTCCACTGTCATTACACCCAAAATGCTGATGAACTTTGTGACAGAGAACATCATCTCCTACCCTGAATGCATGACTCAGCTCTACTTATTcgttttttttattgtatcagAAAGTCATATGTTAGCCGTGATGGCATATGATCGCTATGTTGCCATCTGTAAGCCATTGCTTTACAATGTCACCATGTCTTATCAGGTTTGCTCCTGGCTGGTAGTTGAGGTATATATGATGGGCTTGATTGGTGCCACAGCTCACACAGGTTGCATGCTAACGGTAGTTTTCTGCAAGGCTAAAGTAATCAACCATTACTTCTGTGATATTTATCCACTATTGGAGCTCTCCTGCTCTAGCACTTATATCAATGAAGTGGTACTTTTGTGCTTCagtttatttaatattcttgCACCATCCTTGACCATTGTTGTCTCCTATGTCTCCATTATTGCCAGCATCCTGCAAATCCACTCCACTGAGGGCAGGTCCAAAGCCTTCAGAACATGCAGCTCCCACATCTTGGCTGTTACAATCTCCTACGGTTCTGCAGCATTCATGTACCTGCAGCCACCAAATGTCAGCTCCATGGACAAAAGCAAAGTGGTTTCTGTGTTTTACTCCATTATTGTTCCAATGTTGAACCCcctgatctacagcctgaggaataaggaAGTCAAAGTTGCTCTTAGTAAAATCATTGAGAAAAGACCATTTTGCATTAGCAAAGATTTCTAA